In Spirobacillus cienkowskii, a genomic segment contains:
- a CDS encoding IS630 family transposase, translating to MKKKFSKSGLYKFLQRTLIRRVVPRTKHIKNDPEKMAEWIKDLPNKINEIKVKNPGKKINIDFQDESRFGQMTIKAGIWSPFPIRPEFKTQMGYLNSWMYATANKDTGKYFGMILPNLNVENMQIFINEYSKTVPKNEHIIIILDGASAHKSKKLILPQNISFIFLPSFSPELNPIERLWSYFKRNHLSFKIYKDYEDLVQKCSSGWNQLTQKIVKSIMNSKPKASLC from the coding sequence ATTAAAAAAAAATTTAGTAAAAGTGGGTTATACAAGTTCCTTCAAAGAACATTAATAAGAAGAGTTGTTCCAAGAACAAAGCATATAAAAAATGATCCAGAAAAAATGGCCGAATGGATTAAAGATTTACCAAATAAAATTAATGAAATTAAAGTAAAAAATCCAGGAAAAAAAATAAACATAGATTTTCAAGATGAATCACGATTTGGACAAATGACAATAAAAGCTGGTATTTGGAGTCCTTTCCCAATCAGACCAGAATTTAAAACTCAAATGGGTTATTTAAACTCATGGATGTATGCTACTGCTAACAAAGATACGGGCAAATATTTTGGAATGATATTACCAAATTTAAATGTTGAAAACATGCAAATTTTTATCAATGAGTACTCCAAGACCGTACCTAAGAATGAGCATATTATTATTATACTAGATGGAGCTAGTGCACATAAAAGCAAAAAATTAATTTTACCCCAAAATATATCATTTATTTTTTTACCTTCATTTTCTCCAGAGTTAAATCCAATTGAAAGGTTATGGAGTTATTTTAAAAGGAATCACTTATCATTTAAAATTTATAAAGATTATGAAGATCTCGTTCAAAAATGCTCTAGTGGTTGGAATCAATTAACACAAAAAATTGTCAAGTCAATTATGAATTCAAAACCTAAGGCAAGCTTATGTTAA
- a CDS encoding fumarate reductase/succinate dehydrogenase flavoprotein subunit: MLKNLVPVGNIEDKWQQHVFDCKLVSPANRRKYSVIIVGTGLAGASAASSLSEAGYNVKSFCLQDSPRRAHSIAAQGGINAAKNYKNDGDSIYRFFYDTLKGGDFRAREAGVYRLAELSTKVIDHCVAVGVPFAREYGGYLDNRSFGGTQVERTFYARGQTGQQLLLGAYQGMMRGVAENKIQLFPYKEMLDVVCISGKARGIVVRDLITGNIEGHCADAVILATGGYANLYYLSTNAKPSNVTAIWRAYKNGAYFANPCFTQIHPTCIPISGSKQSKLTLMSESLRNDGRIWVPKIRDDKRHAKEIFETERDYFLERNYPNFGNLVPRDIAARAVKRMCDDGFGVGESGLSVYLDFKDNILLYGQEKLIQKYGNLFEMYEKIVGDDPRQTPMRIYPAVHYTMGGLWIDYNLMSSLPGLFVLGEANFSEHGANRLGANALLQGLVDGYFIIPVTLGNYLANTYFDTVSLQHDSFKEKIETTKLFVQRLIRIQGNQLADEIHEKLGRVMWNACAMSRSREKLTDALQEITRIRDEFWNDVKIPQDTKTINQELEKAGRIADYIELAELMCRDALEREESCGSHFREEHQNDFGDPLRNDQDFSHIACWKYLGENKLPVKLIEKLNFESCQPSSRNYV; encoded by the coding sequence ATGTTAAAAAATCTTGTTCCTGTTGGAAATATTGAAGATAAATGGCAACAGCATGTATTTGACTGCAAGTTGGTGAGTCCGGCAAATCGAAGAAAGTATTCTGTAATTATTGTGGGCACCGGTTTGGCCGGAGCTTCTGCTGCGTCTTCTTTGTCTGAAGCGGGTTACAATGTTAAATCATTTTGTCTCCAAGATTCGCCGCGCAGAGCACATTCTATTGCTGCTCAAGGTGGAATTAACGCGGCAAAAAATTATAAAAACGATGGAGATTCTATTTATCGTTTTTTTTATGACACATTAAAAGGTGGCGACTTTCGTGCTCGTGAAGCAGGTGTCTATCGACTGGCAGAACTATCAACAAAAGTGATTGACCACTGTGTTGCGGTCGGTGTTCCATTTGCAAGGGAGTATGGAGGCTATCTTGATAACCGTTCATTTGGTGGCACACAAGTAGAACGAACCTTTTATGCGCGAGGGCAAACAGGGCAACAGTTGTTGCTTGGTGCATACCAGGGCATGATGAGAGGTGTTGCCGAAAATAAAATACAGTTGTTTCCTTATAAAGAAATGCTTGATGTTGTTTGTATTAGTGGAAAAGCACGCGGGATTGTTGTGCGTGATTTAATTACTGGCAACATAGAAGGTCACTGCGCAGATGCGGTGATTTTGGCTACTGGTGGTTATGCAAATTTATATTATTTATCGACCAATGCTAAGCCATCTAATGTTACAGCTATTTGGCGTGCTTATAAAAATGGTGCTTATTTTGCCAATCCTTGTTTTACTCAAATTCATCCAACATGCATTCCAATTTCTGGTAGTAAGCAATCAAAATTAACTTTAATGTCAGAATCTTTAAGAAATGATGGTAGAATATGGGTGCCAAAGATTAGAGATGATAAACGTCATGCAAAAGAAATTTTTGAAACAGAAAGAGATTATTTCTTAGAGCGCAATTATCCAAATTTTGGAAACTTAGTGCCAAGAGATATTGCTGCTCGTGCAGTAAAGAGAATGTGTGATGATGGTTTTGGGGTAGGTGAGTCGGGATTATCTGTTTATTTGGATTTTAAAGATAATATTTTATTGTATGGACAAGAAAAATTAATTCAAAAATATGGTAATCTTTTTGAAATGTATGAAAAAATTGTAGGAGATGATCCGCGTCAGACCCCAATGCGTATTTATCCTGCGGTGCATTATACAATGGGAGGGCTTTGGATTGATTACAACTTAATGTCATCATTGCCTGGTTTGTTTGTGCTTGGAGAAGCCAATTTTAGTGAGCATGGGGCAAACCGACTTGGTGCGAATGCTTTGCTACAGGGATTGGTTGATGGTTATTTTATTATTCCTGTAACCTTGGGGAATTATCTGGCAAATACATATTTTGATACAGTCTCTTTGCAACACGATTCTTTTAAAGAAAAGATTGAAACTACAAAGTTATTTGTACAACGCTTGATTCGTATTCAAGGTAACCAACTTGCTGATGAGATTCATGAAAAACTTGGCAGAGTGATGTGGAATGCTTGTGCAATGTCAAGAAGTCGAGAAAAGTTAACGGATGCATTACAAGAAATTACAAGAATTAGAGATGAGTTTTGGAATGATGTAAAAATTCCGCAAGATACAAAGACCATAAATCAAGAATTAGAAAAAGCTGGAAGAATTGCTGATTATATTGAACTTGCAGAACTTATGTGTCGCGATGCGCTTGAGCGAGAAGAATCTTGTGGCAGCCATTTTCGAGAAGAGCATCAAAACGATTTTGGAGATCCACTACGCAATGATCAAGATTTTTCTCATATTGCTTGTTGGAAGTATTTGGGAGAAAATAAATTGCCCGTAAAATTAATTGAAAAATTAAATTTTGAAAGCTGTCAGCCTTCTTCTCGAAATTACGTTTGA
- the acs gene encoding acetate--CoA ligase, with amino-acid sequence MHENRKFKPSKDFSKSYIIKSISEYKKIYNQSIKNPKSFWEKMALKNLEFFKKWRTVFKWKDYRAEWFSGSALNVSYNCLDRHLSSSKKNKAALIWEGEPGDTRTITYQQLYNLVCQCANILKNLGLKPGDKAAIYMPLLPEAIVAMLACSRLGITHTVIFGGFSSNSLRDRIQDSGCKVLFTADGVFRKGSIVKMKDIADDACLETPTIKNIIVLNRTNEKVNMKSGRDLWWHQSVALQSTECPPERLDAEHPLFILYTSGTTGKPKGVLHTTAGYLLGATVTTKYLFDLNDSDVYWCTADIGWITGHTYVVYGPLSNGATVFIYEGSLSYPDNDRVWKIIANNKISVLYTAPTAIRSFIRLGNDGPSKHDLSNLRLLGSVGEPINPEAWMWYHEVIGKKQCPIVDTWWQTETGAAMIAPFPGVTVTKPGSATFPFFGIEPIILSKDGKPVKKAEGGLLCIKNPWPYMARTIYGDHERYKQTYWKQIEGYYFTGDGAHQDKDGYFWIMGRVDDVINVSGHRLGTMEIESAAVQHPLIAECAVVGRPDDLKGQAIVAFVTLKKSIEPSKLLKNDISNFIAKEIGSIARPDEIKFAEILPKTRSGKIMRRLLRELATTGSIKGDVTTLEDYSVIEKLSGKDDD; translated from the coding sequence TTGCATGAGAATAGAAAATTCAAACCATCTAAAGACTTTTCTAAAAGTTACATTATAAAAAGCATTTCTGAATACAAAAAAATTTACAATCAATCAATTAAAAATCCAAAATCATTTTGGGAAAAAATGGCTTTAAAAAATTTAGAATTTTTTAAAAAATGGCGAACGGTTTTTAAATGGAAAGATTATCGAGCAGAATGGTTTTCTGGTTCTGCTTTAAATGTTTCTTATAATTGTTTAGATAGGCATTTATCTTCTTCAAAAAAAAATAAAGCAGCTTTAATTTGGGAAGGTGAGCCTGGTGATACGAGAACCATAACTTATCAGCAATTGTATAATTTAGTTTGTCAATGCGCAAATATTCTTAAAAATTTAGGCTTAAAACCAGGAGATAAAGCCGCTATTTATATGCCGCTGCTTCCCGAAGCAATTGTTGCAATGTTGGCATGTAGCCGTTTAGGAATTACGCATACTGTCATATTTGGAGGGTTTAGTAGTAATTCTCTTAGAGACCGAATTCAAGATTCTGGGTGTAAAGTTTTATTTACTGCAGATGGAGTTTTTCGCAAAGGCTCTATAGTGAAGATGAAAGATATTGCTGATGATGCTTGTTTAGAAACACCCACAATTAAAAATATAATTGTATTAAATAGAACAAATGAAAAAGTAAATATGAAGTCTGGTAGAGATCTGTGGTGGCATCAATCCGTTGCGCTTCAATCAACAGAATGCCCGCCAGAACGGCTTGATGCAGAACATCCATTATTTATTTTATATACAAGTGGTACAACAGGAAAGCCTAAAGGAGTTTTGCATACAACGGCTGGTTATTTATTAGGTGCGACTGTTACTACAAAATATTTATTTGATTTAAATGACTCTGATGTTTACTGGTGTACAGCAGATATCGGTTGGATTACTGGACATACTTATGTTGTATATGGTCCATTAAGTAATGGCGCCACTGTTTTTATTTATGAAGGTTCTCTTTCATATCCTGATAATGATCGTGTTTGGAAGATTATTGCAAATAATAAAATTTCAGTTCTCTATACCGCTCCTACCGCAATTCGCTCATTTATTAGATTGGGAAATGACGGGCCAAGTAAACATGATTTATCAAATCTTAGGTTATTAGGTTCTGTAGGCGAGCCCATTAATCCTGAAGCCTGGATGTGGTATCACGAGGTTATTGGCAAAAAACAATGTCCAATTGTTGATACATGGTGGCAAACAGAAACAGGTGCAGCAATGATTGCTCCTTTTCCTGGAGTTACAGTAACAAAACCAGGTAGTGCGACATTTCCTTTTTTTGGTATTGAACCAATTATTCTTAGCAAAGATGGAAAGCCAGTAAAAAAAGCAGAAGGCGGGTTATTATGCATTAAAAATCCGTGGCCCTATATGGCACGGACTATTTATGGAGATCATGAGCGATATAAGCAAACATATTGGAAACAGATTGAAGGATATTATTTTACTGGAGATGGCGCCCATCAAGATAAAGATGGGTATTTTTGGATAATGGGGCGTGTTGACGATGTTATCAATGTCAGTGGGCATCGATTAGGAACTATGGAAATTGAAAGCGCTGCTGTTCAGCATCCTTTAATCGCTGAGTGTGCTGTAGTTGGCAGACCTGATGATTTAAAAGGGCAAGCAATTGTTGCTTTTGTTACTTTAAAAAAATCAATTGAGCCAAGTAAATTACTTAAAAATGATATTTCAAATTTTATTGCAAAAGAAATTGGAAGTATTGCAAGGCCAGATGAAATAAAATTTGCAGAAATATTGCCTAAAACAAGAAGTGGTAAAATTATGAGAAGATTATTAAGAGAGCTCGCCACAACTGGTTCTATTAAAGGCGATGTAACAACTTTAGAGGATTATTCTGTAATAGAAAAATTATCAGGTAAAGATGATGACTAA
- a CDS encoding S41 family peptidase — MLKNSLLFFIFLSIFFSCSNKKNSKLSQSNSNSDLPASFSKNENFEKEVKNLVSTIFNDIFPHKKNLDTFKLLSAVNNSKNSDELQYNLRNLFDSQNDYHTKYFGKGDPVFYGLSPENIELSKVFNQDKEYFLVSKVSLTYNNYNIDNVLRQFQVGDRIISINHKSPQDWIDIILWNNLGANLTAKKSRALKEIFFSNFPYRYHVVIYRGHHFLDINIPPFKMVSDFFAENKDDYNNYSLKNEEIFEVKSIENFAYVKLKTFQYENSIDNILNLKFIANKLKDNILSQNKNKLIIDVRNNEGGNLILSDILAYLFYNPNINKQFFPMYFRLKASATNLEVILDFESSLNFKELYNINQQKSLLFDALSKNLEYTESFPMVSQQFLNSIEPGFFIKYSGKEIYILMNSLCYSACDAFVAILKDQNLVTKVIGEDVQTGGGGASVLAFDIDKENKVYFQTSFMQMQSKTENGFRLIEGEGTYADCVYPKSFEDFSTQDPIINDENYIKRVIQKLNKNEC, encoded by the coding sequence ATGCTCAAAAATAGTTTACTGTTTTTTATTTTTTTAAGCATTTTTTTTTCTTGTTCTAATAAAAAAAATTCCAAATTATCTCAATCCAATTCCAATAGCGACTTACCAGCTTCTTTTTCAAAAAACGAAAATTTTGAAAAAGAAGTAAAAAATTTAGTTTCAACAATTTTTAATGACATTTTTCCACATAAAAAAAATCTTGACACTTTTAAGCTTCTTAGTGCTGTAAACAATTCAAAAAATAGTGATGAATTGCAATATAATTTAAGAAATTTGTTTGATTCACAAAATGATTATCATACTAAATATTTTGGTAAAGGTGATCCTGTTTTTTATGGATTATCCCCTGAAAATATCGAGTTGTCTAAGGTTTTTAATCAAGATAAAGAGTATTTTTTGGTTTCTAAAGTGAGTTTGACTTATAATAATTATAATATTGATAATGTTTTACGACAATTTCAGGTAGGAGATAGAATAATTTCAATTAATCATAAAAGTCCTCAAGATTGGATTGATATTATTTTATGGAATAATCTAGGAGCCAATTTAACTGCTAAAAAAAGTAGAGCTTTAAAAGAGATATTTTTTTCAAATTTTCCATATCGTTATCATGTTGTTATTTATAGAGGTCATCATTTTTTAGATATAAATATACCTCCATTTAAAATGGTGTCAGATTTTTTTGCCGAAAATAAAGATGATTATAATAATTATAGTTTAAAAAATGAAGAAATATTTGAAGTTAAAAGTATTGAAAACTTTGCTTATGTTAAGCTAAAAACTTTTCAATATGAAAACTCAATTGATAATATTTTAAATCTAAAATTTATTGCTAATAAGTTAAAAGATAATATTCTTAGTCAGAATAAAAATAAACTTATTATTGATGTTAGAAATAATGAAGGAGGAAATCTTATTCTATCAGATATTTTAGCTTATTTGTTTTACAATCCTAATATTAATAAGCAATTTTTTCCTATGTATTTTCGGCTAAAAGCTTCAGCTACAAATTTGGAAGTGATATTAGATTTTGAATCGTCGCTAAATTTTAAAGAATTATATAATATTAATCAACAAAAATCCTTATTATTTGATGCTCTGTCAAAGAATTTAGAATATACAGAGAGTTTTCCTATGGTGTCTCAACAATTTCTCAATTCTATTGAACCAGGATTTTTTATTAAATATTCGGGTAAAGAAATTTATATTCTTATGAATTCATTGTGCTATTCTGCGTGCGATGCTTTCGTTGCAATTTTAAAAGATCAAAATTTAGTGACAAAAGTAATTGGTGAAGACGTGCAAACTGGCGGTGGGGGAGCATCTGTCTTGGCATTTGACATAGACAAAGAAAATAAAGTTTATTTTCAAACCTCTTTTATGCAAATGCAAAGTAAAACCGAAAATGGTTTTCGCTTAATTGAAGGAGAAGGAACATATGCCGATTGTGTATATCCAAAAAGTTTTGAAGATTTTAGCACTCAGGATCCAATAATTAATGATGAGAATTATATTAAAAGAGTAATTCAAAAATTAAATAAAAACGAATGTTGA
- a CDS encoding ATP-binding protein produces the protein MPSVLIVDDEPMICKLLSLRYEREGYKTLTAHNGQDALAICKKNAPDVIITDINLPVVNGIKFIEELKDIENYKPVIFSISGSIETLDNLDVNEQFSKPVKINDILDATKKYLFEKDNNIKNLNIPENFELSKEQLELISELTPGIIHNINNHISFISSSSYLMKKNIENEISNQPNNEKLLNDHKIFEKIYTHSLMIAKIIKSIKMLAYPVNKQADMENVKIISIINSSLDLMQDIIKINEIKVYTTCNENVELRCYPEQIIQIFINLIKNACDAVAKNDAKHKWLKIDVKKSDNLIRISFTDAGKGISKEIIPHLMKPFYTNKKRNNGLGLGLSICKKFMEIHNGEIEYDDESDNTKFILKFNAIKN, from the coding sequence ATGCCTTCAGTTCTAATTGTTGACGATGAACCTATGATATGTAAGCTTCTATCTTTAAGATATGAAAGAGAAGGCTACAAAACTCTTACAGCACATAATGGGCAAGACGCACTTGCAATCTGCAAAAAAAATGCTCCCGATGTAATTATTACAGACATTAACTTACCAGTTGTGAATGGCATTAAATTTATAGAAGAGCTAAAAGATATAGAAAATTACAAACCTGTTATTTTTAGCATATCTGGGTCTATTGAAACTCTTGATAATCTTGATGTCAATGAACAATTCAGCAAACCAGTTAAAATTAATGATATTTTAGATGCAACCAAAAAATACCTCTTTGAAAAAGATAATAATATAAAAAATCTTAATATCCCTGAAAATTTTGAACTATCTAAAGAACAATTAGAACTGATATCAGAATTAACTCCAGGAATTATTCATAATATAAATAATCATATTTCATTTATTTCTTCTTCATCATATTTAATGAAGAAAAATATAGAAAATGAAATATCAAACCAACCAAATAATGAAAAATTATTAAATGATCATAAAATATTCGAAAAAATATATACTCATAGTCTTATGATTGCTAAAATAATTAAAAGCATTAAAATGCTTGCATACCCAGTAAACAAGCAAGCTGATATGGAAAATGTAAAAATAATTAGTATTATAAACAGCTCTCTTGACTTGATGCAGGATATTATTAAAATTAATGAAATTAAAGTATATACAACTTGTAACGAAAATGTTGAACTTCGTTGTTACCCAGAACAAATAATTCAAATATTTATTAATTTAATTAAAAACGCTTGTGATGCAGTTGCTAAAAATGATGCAAAACACAAATGGCTAAAAATTGATGTAAAAAAATCTGATAATTTAATTAGAATTAGCTTTACTGATGCTGGAAAAGGTATTTCTAAAGAAATAATTCCTCATTTAATGAAGCCCTTTTATACAAATAAAAAAAGAAATAATGGACTAGGATTAGGTCTTAGTATTTGTAAAAAATTTATGGAAATTCATAATGGAGAGATTGAATATGATGATGAATCAGATAATACTAAATTTATTTTAAAATTTAATGCTATAAAAAATTAG
- a CDS encoding S41 family peptidase: MLKKNLLFLFVSLCVFSCSKQASNQDYKKSSYEEGHDYQANSYSKNEGFEGEVKKLVAKIFNSIFPHKKNVNTASLLSDVNSSGNSDELHDNLRRLFDAHKDYHTIYFGEKDCKKYGLPSYILQVSSAINNTNEYFLISDINFTNNYDIDEILRRFKVGDIIINVNGESPQQRIANILDNNLGANKAAKKSRALESFFESKFPISYRVVVFRDGQYISVDIPEVSLTNHVCIKKRQESSFDKVKNEDIYQINSFDDFAYVKLKTFLYDTSYDHFLSLKNVIDDLKYKILSQSKNKLIIDVRNNGGGYAELSDILAYLFYDPNSNKSFFPMYYRLKATNINVNKAEDIIRNNPYFILKYNIIQERNVLYDAISNNKEYTENFPMISNELLNTIEPGFFTTYAGKEIYLLTNSKCYSGCDSFVAVLKDQHLITKVIGEDEQTGGGGASVLEIDREAENISKNFYFQTSWEQMQSKTETGFRLIEGEGTYADCVLPKNLEDFSTYDPILNDENYIKRVIQKIKRNEC, translated from the coding sequence ATGCTAAAAAAAAATTTACTATTTTTATTTGTTTCTCTCTGCGTCTTTTCCTGCTCTAAACAAGCAAGTAATCAAGATTATAAGAAAAGTTCTTATGAAGAAGGCCATGATTATCAAGCTAATTCTTACTCAAAAAATGAAGGTTTTGAAGGAGAGGTAAAAAAATTAGTTGCAAAAATTTTTAATAGTATCTTTCCACATAAAAAAAATGTTAATACAGCAAGTCTTCTTAGTGATGTAAATAGTTCTGGTAATAGTGATGAACTGCACGATAATTTAAGAAGATTATTTGATGCGCACAAAGATTACCATACTATTTATTTTGGTGAGAAAGATTGTAAAAAATATGGATTACCTTCTTATATTTTACAAGTTTCAAGCGCGATTAATAATACAAACGAATATTTTTTAATATCTGATATTAATTTTACAAATAATTATGATATTGATGAAATTCTTCGAAGATTTAAAGTGGGTGATATAATAATAAATGTTAATGGAGAAAGTCCGCAACAGAGAATCGCCAATATTTTAGACAATAACCTTGGTGCCAATAAAGCCGCAAAAAAGAGTAGAGCATTAGAAAGTTTTTTTGAATCAAAATTTCCAATAAGTTATCGTGTTGTCGTTTTTAGAGATGGGCAATATATAAGTGTTGATATACCTGAGGTTAGTTTGACAAATCATGTCTGTATTAAAAAAAGACAAGAAAGTAGTTTTGATAAAGTAAAAAATGAAGATATTTACCAAATCAATAGTTTTGATGATTTTGCCTATGTTAAGTTAAAAACTTTTTTATATGATACTTCATATGATCATTTTTTAAGTTTAAAAAATGTGATCGATGATTTAAAATATAAAATTCTTAGTCAAAGTAAAAATAAATTGATTATTGATGTGAGAAATAATGGTGGTGGTTATGCTGAGCTATCAGATATTTTAGCTTATTTGTTTTATGATCCAAATTCAAATAAGTCATTTTTTCCTATGTATTATCGATTAAAAGCGACAAATATTAATGTTAATAAAGCTGAAGACATTATTCGAAATAATCCATATTTTATTTTAAAATATAATATTATTCAAGAAAGAAATGTGTTATATGATGCAATCAGTAATAATAAAGAATATACAGAAAATTTTCCAATGATTTCAAATGAATTGCTTAATACTATTGAGCCCGGATTTTTTACAACCTATGCAGGAAAAGAAATTTATCTTCTAACAAATTCTAAATGCTATTCTGGCTGTGATTCATTTGTTGCAGTTTTAAAAGATCAACACTTAATCACAAAGGTGATTGGTGAAGACGAGCAAACGGGAGGCGGAGGAGCAAGTGTTTTAGAGATTGATAGAGAAGCAGAAAATATTAGTAAAAATTTTTATTTTCAAACTTCTTGGGAGCAAATGCAAAGTAAAACAGAAACAGGTTTTCGCTTAATTGAAGGAGAAGGCACTTATGCTGATTGCGTATTGCCAAAAAATTTAGAAGACTTTAGCACTTATGATCCAATTTTAAACGATGAGAATTATATTAAAAGAGTAATTCAAAAAATCAAACGCAATGAGTGTTAG
- the asnA gene encoding aspartate--ammonia ligase yields MSYLCCFQSEISADLSVDLKKTEKQAEFIKNYFSECLEKKLNLMKISSPLFVESGIGINDDLTGIEPPVKFQIPALSTKKTVEIVQSLAKWKRLMLKRYDFKIGEGLYTDMRAIRPCDKIDATHSAYVDQWDWEICIDEEHRNIDYLKKIVNDIYDSIKLTELKLCNKFSEIKAKLPEKITFIHSEELLGMYPNLSPIEREREICKIHGAVFLIGIGAPLSNGKPHGTRAPDYDDWSTPSEFDFKGLNGDILLWNSKLECAFELSSMGIRVNAEALQKQLQLTRQQIRSVLYFHTELLSERLPSAIGGGIGQSRLVMLLLDKLHISEVQASVFKL; encoded by the coding sequence ATGTCTTATTTATGTTGTTTTCAGTCAGAAATAAGCGCTGATTTAAGTGTGGATCTCAAAAAAACGGAAAAACAGGCAGAATTTATAAAAAATTACTTTTCAGAATGCTTAGAAAAAAAATTAAACTTAATGAAAATATCTTCTCCCTTATTTGTAGAATCAGGTATTGGGATTAATGATGATTTAACTGGAATTGAGCCACCTGTAAAGTTTCAAATCCCAGCTTTATCAACAAAAAAAACAGTGGAAATTGTTCAGTCTTTAGCTAAATGGAAGAGGCTGATGTTAAAAAGATACGATTTTAAAATTGGAGAGGGTTTGTATACCGATATGAGGGCAATCAGACCCTGCGATAAAATTGATGCAACGCATTCAGCATATGTAGACCAATGGGACTGGGAAATTTGTATTGATGAGGAGCATAGAAATATCGATTATCTTAAAAAAATTGTTAATGATATTTATGATTCTATTAAGTTAACAGAGTTAAAACTTTGTAACAAGTTTTCAGAAATTAAGGCAAAGCTTCCTGAAAAAATTACTTTTATTCATTCTGAAGAATTGTTAGGGATGTATCCAAATTTAAGCCCAATAGAAAGGGAAAGAGAAATTTGTAAGATTCATGGAGCTGTTTTTTTAATTGGAATTGGAGCGCCTCTGTCTAATGGAAAACCCCATGGAACAAGAGCTCCAGATTATGATGATTGGTCAACGCCTTCTGAATTTGATTTTAAAGGTTTAAATGGAGATATTTTATTGTGGAATTCAAAATTAGAATGTGCATTTGAATTGTCGTCAATGGGGATTCGTGTTAATGCAGAAGCACTGCAGAAGCAGTTACAATTAACACGTCAACAAATTCGCAGTGTGCTATATTTTCATACTGAATTGTTAAGTGAACGTTTGCCGAGCGCAATTGGTGGAGGAATAGGTCAATCCCGATTGGTAATGTTATTATTAGATAAATTACATATATCTGAAGTACAGGCATCAGTTTTTAAACTGTGA